The following proteins come from a genomic window of Paenibacillus swuensis:
- a CDS encoding F0F1 ATP synthase subunit epsilon codes for MSTLLLEIVTPERKVYAEQVDMVVVNGVEGQLGILPNHIPMVTPLKIAPVKVKKGNTEEVIAVGGGFVEVRKDKVVILAESAELPANIDIERARAAKERAEQRLTGKHKDVDLRRAELSLQRAINRINILNK; via the coding sequence ATGAGCACATTACTGTTAGAAATTGTCACGCCTGAGCGTAAAGTTTACGCTGAGCAAGTGGACATGGTCGTGGTGAACGGTGTGGAAGGCCAGCTGGGCATCCTGCCGAATCATATTCCGATGGTAACGCCTCTGAAGATCGCGCCTGTAAAGGTAAAGAAGGGCAATACCGAGGAAGTGATCGCCGTCGGCGGCGGCTTCGTTGAAGTCCGCAAAGATAAGGTGGTTATTCTGGCGGAAAGCGCGGAACTGCCTGCGAATATCGACATCGAACGTGCGCGGGCTGCCAAAGAGCGCGCTGAACAGCGCCTTACAGGCAAGCACAAAGATGTGGATCTACGCCGTGCGGAACTGTCGCTCCAAAGAGCAATCAACCGGATTAACATTCTTAATAAGTAA
- a CDS encoding NADH-quinone oxidoreductase subunit A, which translates to MYSNHYVILAIFIGLSVLLPVVALSVGRLLRPNKPTEAKQSTYESGNEPVGDSHIRFNIRYYLFALMFVIFDIETVFLYPWAVAYNQLGLFALVEMFIFVIMLGVAFLYAWKKKVLKWNSI; encoded by the coding sequence ATGTACTCGAACCATTATGTGATTTTGGCCATATTTATCGGACTGTCTGTGCTGCTACCGGTTGTTGCCTTATCCGTGGGGCGCCTATTGCGCCCGAACAAACCTACCGAGGCGAAGCAGTCCACTTATGAAAGCGGTAACGAACCTGTCGGGGACAGCCATATCCGGTTTAATATCCGCTACTATCTGTTTGCATTGATGTTCGTCATTTTTGACATTGAGACGGTCTTCCTTTATCCGTGGGCTGTCGCTTACAATCAATTGGGTCTGTTTGCGCTAGTGGAGATGTTTATTTTCGTAATCATGCTGGGTGTGGCTTTCCTGTATGCCTGGAAGAAGAAGGTGCTGAAGTGGAATTCAATCTAG
- the atpD gene encoding F0F1 ATP synthase subunit beta: MNKGRVVVVTGPVVDVEFERGNLPEIYNAIKIERKAQTPGEKDISLIAEVAVHLGDNLVRCVAMSTTDGLVRGTEALDLGSPISVPVGAPTLGRIFNVLGEPIDNAGDVVSTQSMPIHRQAPAFDELSTQAEILETGIKVIDLLAPYAKGGKIGLFGGAGVGKTVTIQELINNIAQEHGGISVFAGVGERTREGNDLYHEMKDSGVINKTAMIFGQMNEPPGARLRVALTGLTMAEYFRDQEGKDVLLFIDNIFRFTQAGSEVSALLGRMPSAVGYQPTLATEMGQLQERITSTKKGSVTSIQAIYVPADDYTDPAPATTFAHLDATTNLERKISELGIFPAVDPLASSSRILAPDVVGEEHYNVAQGVKRLLQRYKELQDIIAILGMDELSEEDKLTVQRARKVQRFLSQPFHVAEQFTGLKGKYVPVKETVRSFKEILEGKHDELPEAAFMYVGTIEEAVEKAKTV; encoded by the coding sequence ATGAATAAAGGGCGCGTTGTAGTCGTCACGGGACCGGTTGTCGACGTTGAATTCGAACGTGGAAACCTGCCTGAAATTTATAATGCCATCAAGATTGAACGCAAAGCGCAAACTCCGGGCGAGAAAGACATCTCCCTGATTGCGGAAGTTGCGGTTCACTTAGGCGATAACCTTGTTCGTTGCGTAGCGATGTCCACCACGGACGGTCTGGTTCGCGGAACAGAAGCGCTTGACCTTGGATCCCCGATTTCCGTTCCTGTTGGCGCGCCTACACTAGGCCGTATCTTTAACGTTCTGGGTGAGCCGATTGATAACGCGGGTGACGTTGTATCCACACAAAGCATGCCGATCCACAGACAAGCACCTGCTTTCGACGAGCTTTCCACGCAAGCGGAGATCCTTGAGACAGGCATTAAAGTTATCGACCTTCTGGCTCCTTACGCCAAGGGCGGTAAAATCGGTCTGTTCGGCGGTGCCGGCGTAGGTAAAACGGTAACGATTCAAGAACTGATCAACAACATCGCGCAAGAGCACGGCGGTATCTCCGTATTCGCGGGTGTTGGCGAGAGAACACGTGAAGGAAATGACTTGTACCATGAGATGAAAGATTCCGGCGTTATCAACAAGACGGCGATGATCTTCGGTCAGATGAACGAGCCGCCGGGCGCGCGTCTTCGCGTAGCTTTGACGGGTCTTACAATGGCAGAATACTTCCGTGACCAAGAAGGTAAAGACGTACTTCTGTTCATCGATAACATCTTCCGCTTTACTCAAGCGGGTTCTGAAGTATCCGCTTTGCTGGGCCGCATGCCGTCCGCGGTAGGTTACCAACCTACGCTTGCTACGGAGATGGGTCAATTGCAAGAGCGTATCACTTCCACGAAGAAGGGTTCCGTTACTTCCATTCAAGCGATCTACGTTCCTGCCGATGACTATACGGATCCGGCTCCGGCAACGACGTTCGCTCACTTGGACGCAACAACGAACCTGGAGCGTAAAATTTCCGAGCTTGGTATCTTCCCTGCGGTAGATCCGCTCGCATCTTCATCCCGTATCCTTGCGCCTGATGTTGTCGGCGAAGAGCATTATAACGTAGCCCAAGGCGTTAAGCGTCTGTTGCAGCGTTATAAAGAACTTCAAGACATCATCGCCATCCTGGGTATGGATGAGTTGTCCGAGGAAGATAAACTGACGGTGCAACGCGCGCGTAAAGTGCAGCGTTTCTTGTCCCAACCGTTCCACGTTGCCGAGCAGTTTACAGGTCTTAAAGGTAAATACGTACCGGTTAAAGAAACAGTACGCAGCTTCAAAGAAATCCTTGAAGGCAAGCATGACGAATTGCCGGAAGCGGCTTTCATGTACGTGGGCACAATTGAAGAAGCTGTCGAGAAAGCCAAAACCGTTTAA
- a CDS encoding NuoB/complex I 20 kDa subunit family protein: MEFNLESISPEDREELERNVFFVTLEQLKAWARSNSLWPMTFGLACCAIEMMGTGASHYDLDRFGVMFRTSPRQSDVMIVAGTVTKKMGPLLKRLYDQMPEPKWVIAMGSCATAGGPYIKSYAVIKGVDQIVPVDVYIPGCPPNPAALIYGINKLQEKIRYEAKTGKRVTGR, translated from the coding sequence GTGGAATTCAATCTAGAATCAATTTCACCTGAGGATCGCGAAGAACTGGAACGCAACGTGTTCTTTGTCACATTAGAGCAGCTTAAAGCCTGGGCCCGAAGTAACTCCCTGTGGCCGATGACGTTCGGACTCGCCTGTTGTGCAATTGAGATGATGGGCACGGGCGCTTCCCACTATGATCTGGACCGCTTCGGCGTCATGTTCCGTACCTCGCCGCGGCAATCCGATGTGATGATTGTAGCCGGTACGGTAACGAAGAAGATGGGTCCGTTGTTAAAGCGGCTCTATGACCAGATGCCCGAGCCGAAATGGGTAATTGCTATGGGTTCTTGCGCTACGGCAGGCGGTCCTTACATTAAATCCTATGCGGTAATTAAAGGCGTGGATCAGATCGTCCCGGTCGATGTCTATATTCCCGGATGCCCGCCTAATCCAGCCGCTTTAATCTACGGAATCAACAAGCTGCAAGAGAAAATACGCTACGAAGCCAAGACAGGGAAGAGGGTGACGGGCCGATGA
- a CDS encoding NADH-quinone oxidoreductase subunit C, producing MSEVDNKNTPDIMDSAPNPDKEAKAAAAAEARAARAAARAKASEEETPAEPKPPSPNQPLLDQLAALIRAEVAPGAVEEAHINELDRHIPTLTIHSAFWYETAELLKFHPSLQLTYLRNLSGVDHETHLEAVYHLISLEHKQDYCFKVRTDREQPSIPSVTPIWSTANWNEREIYDLLGIQFPGHPDLRRIMMSDDWVGHPLRKDYEPLDPEV from the coding sequence ATGAGCGAGGTCGATAACAAGAATACCCCCGACATCATGGATTCCGCTCCGAACCCCGATAAAGAAGCTAAAGCCGCGGCGGCTGCTGAAGCCCGTGCCGCACGCGCCGCCGCCAGAGCGAAAGCATCGGAAGAGGAAACGCCTGCCGAGCCCAAACCTCCTTCACCCAATCAACCTCTGCTGGATCAACTGGCGGCCTTAATCCGGGCAGAGGTGGCACCGGGCGCGGTGGAGGAAGCTCATATCAACGAACTGGATCGTCATATCCCAACCTTAACGATCCATTCCGCCTTTTGGTACGAAACAGCCGAGCTTCTTAAATTCCATCCATCCTTGCAATTAACTTATCTGCGCAACCTATCCGGGGTGGATCATGAAACCCATCTGGAAGCCGTATATCACCTGATCTCCCTTGAGCATAAGCAGGATTATTGCTTTAAAGTAAGAACGGACCGGGAACAGCCATCTATTCCTTCGGTTACACCAATCTGGAGTACAGCGAACTGGAATGAAAGGGAGATCTACGACCTGCTCGGGATACAATTTCCCGGCCACCCGGATCTGCGCAGAATTATGATGTCCGATGACTGGGTGGGTCACCCGCTACGCAAAGATTA